The Hyalangium gracile genomic sequence TCGCCGCGCCCATCGGCATACAGGAGCGCCAGCGAGAGCGCCGCCAGCGGGCTGATCTCACCACCGGGCGGCTTGAGGACGAGGAAGCCCTGCTTGAAGGGGAAGCGGCCCTGCGGGGAGAAGCCCCGGACGTTCTGGACGGCGACCTCGGTGAAGTGCATGCGCGGCCCCATTCTAGCGCACAAAAGCAGAGAGGAGCGTCCTGGAACGGACACTCCTCTCGGTACCGCGAAAGGCTGTGACGTGGGGCCGTGAGGACCCCGGCCGACTAGGCCCCGGCGGCGGGCTTGGTGGCCTTCTTGCCCTCGGCGGACGGCGCCGGGGTGTTGTCCTCCTGCACGTCCACGCGGGAGGCCTTGCCCTTGAGGTCGCGGAGGTAGAAGAGGCGGTTGCGGTTCACGCTGCCGCGCGAGAGGACCTCGATCTTCTCGTAGCGGGGGCTGTGCAGCGGGAAGATGCGCTCCACGCCGACGCCGAAGGACACCTTGCGCACGGTGAAGCTGGCGCGGTTGTTGCCCTTCTTCTTGCGGATGACGACGCCCTCGAAAGCCTGGACGCGCTCCTTCTCACCCTCCTTCACCTTCCAGTGAACTCGAACCGAGTCGCCGGTCCGGAAGTCGACCAGCTCCTTGCGCAGGTGCTTGGCTTCGACGTACTCGATGGCGCTGTGACGCATGACGGACTCCAGAAATCTTGTGGTGCGAAAGACCAGTAAGAGGGGGGCCTAGTAGCAGAGAGAGGCGAGTCGGACAAGTCCGCAGATCGTCCTGTGTTTCGCCCTGCCCGTCCCGGAGTCCAACCCCGGCGCTACAGGTCTTCCTCCCTCAGGTTCAGCAGCTTCTGGTCCGCTGGCCCGAGCTCCAGGCGGGCGAAGAGGTCCGGCCGGCGCTCCCGGGTGAGCATCAGGGCCTTCCAGCGCCTCCAGCGGGCAATCCGGGCGTGATCCCCGGACTGGAGCACCGCGGGCACCTCCGCGCCCCGGAACACGGGCGGCCGGGTGTACTGGGGGTGCTCCAGCAGCCCCTCCTCGAAGCTCTCGCTGACGTGGGACGCCTGGTTGCCCAGCACCCCAGGGAGCAGCCGGGCCACCGCGTCCACCACCGCCAGCGCCGCGATCTCCCCGCCCGTGAGGATGAAGTCCCCCAGGGACAGCTCCCCGTCCAGGTACCCCATCACCCGCTCGTCCACGCCCTCGTACCGGCCGCAGATGAGGATCAGCCCCGGCGCGTGGCTGACGAGCTCGCGCGCCCGGGCCTGGGTGAACGTGGGCCCCCGAGGGCTCATCAGCAGCACCTTCGCGCCCGGGTTTCGGGCCCGCGCCGCCTCGATGGCCGCCACCAGCGGCTCCACCTTCATCACCATGCCCGCGCCGCCGCCGTAGGGCGTGTCGTCCGTGACGCGGTGCTTGCCCTCGGCGTACTCGCGGATGTCCGTGGCGGTGACGGCCAGCTTGCCCCGCTCTCGCGCCTTGCCGAGGATGCTCTCGCTCACGTACCCGGACACCATCCCAGGGAAGAGCGTGAGGATCTCCACCGGGTACATCAGCCCTCCTCCTCCCCCACGTACTCGGGCGGCTTGATGACGATCCGCCCTCCCGGCACGTCCACGGAGGGGACGAACTCATCGGCGAAGGGGACGATCAGCTCGGGCTTGCCCGGCCCTTGGATGACGAGGTTGGGCACCTCGCCGGTGGCCCAGAGCTCCACCACCTTGCCCAGCTCCTGGCCCGCCTCGTCCACGGCGGTGAGCCCCACCAGATCGCCCTGGAAGTACTCGCCCTCGGAGGGAGGCTCCAGATCCTCGCGGTAGACGAACACCGTGGAGCCGACCAGTCCCTCGGCGTCCTCGCGCGTCTCCACTCCCTCGAAGGCGATGATGTCCTCCTTGGGCGTGGGCCGCAGGGACTCGATGCGCAGCTCCCGCTCCTGGCCTGCGCGGGTGCGCACGCGCACGCGCTCCACGGCCGCGAGCGTCTGCGAGCCGGGATCGAACGGGCGCACGGCGATCTCGCCCCGGATGCCATGGGCCCGGGCCACATAGCCCAGCTCCAAGAGAGGCCGGGGCGTCACTGGGCGTCGGGGGCGGGAGGCGCCGCGGGAGCCGCCACCGGGGCGGGCGCCGCGCGCCGATCGTCGAGGATCTCGAGGCGGACCTTCTGCCCTTGCTTCTGGGCGGCGGCGCTCAGCAACGTCCGGAGGGCATTCACGGTCCGCCCGTCACGGCCGATCACCTTGCCGACGTCCTCGGGAGCGACCTTCAGCTCATAGAGCCGGGCGCCGTCCACCTCGGACACACGCAGGCCCACCTGGTCTGGTTGGTCGACCAGGGCCCGCGCGAGATAAGTGAGAAGTTGCTCCACGTCCGGTCAGATCCGGTCGGGATCAGGCCGTGGGAGGCGTGGCCTTGGCCGCGCGCTTGATGAGCTCGCCCACCGTCTCGGAAGGCGTCGCGCCCGTCTTCAGCCAGTACTGGAGCCGCTCCTGGTTGAACTCCACCTTCGGGGGGTTCAGGTTCGGATCGTAGGCCCCCACGGCCTCGATGAACTTGCCATCCCGGGGGTTCCGGGAGTCGGTGGCAACCACGTGGTAGTACGGCTTCTTCTTGGCGCCCGCGCGGGCGAGACGGAGGACGACGGCCATTGAACAGACTCCAGTGAAAACAGCAGGTAACGAAAATTTGTAGGAGGGCGCGCTATTAGCGTCCCTGCCTCGGGATTGTCAAGGAAGCTCGGTAGCTTGCGTCGCCTGCGAGGCATCCTGCCCGCCCCGGTTGGCGAGCTGCCCACAGGCGCCGGCGATGTCCCGGCCTCGATTCTGTCGGATGAAGGCGGCGATGTGGCCCTCGGCGAGGATGGCGCGGAAGGCCTCCGCCCGCTCCTCCATGGTGGTCTGGAAGCCCAGGCCGGGGTTCTCGTTGTAGGGGATGAGGTTCACCTTGGCGGGGATGCCCTTGAGCAGCTCGATGAGCCGGTAGGCGTCCTCGTCGCTGTCGTTGAAGCCCCTCAATAGTACGTACTCAAACGTAATCCGCCGGCCCTGGCGCAGGGGGAACTTGCGGCACGCCTCCAGCAGGGCGGCGATGTTCCACTTGCGGTTGACGGGCATCGTCTTGCTGCGCTGCTCGTCGGTGCTGGCGTTGAGCGAGATGGCCAGCTTGACGTCCGTCTCCTGGCCGAAGCGCTCGATCATGGGCACCAGGCCCACGGTGGAGACGGTGATGTGGCGGTGGGAGAAGTTGGGCCCTTCCTCGGACTGGAGGATGGAGAGCGCCGTCTTGAGGTTCTCGAAGTTGTGGAGCGGCTCGCCCATGCCCATGAACACCAGGTTGCTGAGCGGGCGGTAGGTCTCCAGGCCCTCGAGCTGGCGCACCTCGCGGTTGACGCGGTGCACCTGGGCGACGATCTCTCCGGGGGTGAGGTTGCGCTTGAGCCCCAGGGTGCCCGTCATGCAGAACGAGCACGCCATGGCGCAGCCCACCTGGGTGGAGACGCACAGCGTCTTGCGGTCCTCGGAGGGCATGTAGACGGACTCGATGTAGCGTCCATCGCGCGTCTTGAAGCGGTACTTGATGGTGCCATCCATCGAGCGCTGCTCGAGATCCTTCTCGAGCGGGACGATCTCGGCGCGCTCCTTGAGCTTCTGGCGCAGGGCCTTGGACAGGTCCGTCATCTCGTCGAACGAGGTGACGCCGCGCTGGTGGATCCAGCGGAAGACCTGCCCGGCGCGGAAGGCGCGCTCGCCCAGCTGCTCGGTGAGGAAGCGGGTCAGTCCCTCCAGCGTGAGGCTGGACACGTCGACGAGCTTCGCCGGCGCGGGCGCGGGCAGCGGCGTGGTGTCAGGAGTGGTGACGGAGGGCTCGGACATCATCAGGGTTCTAACGAGGGGTGTAGGGGGGAGCCTTCCCACATCTGGGGGCGGCAAGTCAAAGGCGCGCTCGCCAGGTCGCCAGCAGCCCCGCGAATTGGGAGAATGCGCCGCCGCCCTTCCCCGCCGTCCAGGAGCCAACCCACCTCATGAGCCAGGAAACCATCCACCTCGTGCAGAAGGCCTTCGAACTCACGATGAAGCGCGACATGGAGGCGCTGCGCGAGCTCGTCACACCGGACTACCACCTCTGGACCACCTACCCCGCCCACCTGCCCTTCAGCGGAGAGGCGCGGGGCCCGGAGGACAGCGCGGCGCTGATGCTGCGCCTGACCAATGCGTTCGAGATTCTCGGCGCCGAGGTGAGGGGCATCGTCACGCAGCCGGACATGGCCGTCGTCATCGTCGAGGAGAAGCTGCGCTCGAGGGAGACCGGGAAGACGACCACCAACAACGTCGTGAGCGTCATGACGCTGCGGGACGGCAAGCTCGCCTCCTCGCGCATCTTCGCGGACACCTTCGCCATCAGCGAGGTCCTCCGCCAGGACGCGCCCCCCGAGCGCGCCTCCCGCCCCAAGAAGAGCCCGGCGAAGAAGAACACCGTGAAGGCGGGCAAGAAGGCCGCGGCGCCGGCGAAGAAGAACACCGTCCGGGCGGCCAAGGCCCCGAAGGGCGCGGCCCGGGGCAAGAAGAGCACGGCCCGGGCTCGCGCCTGAGCGCGGGCACCGGGCCGTAGGTCCCATCGACATCGGGGCAGGAAGGACTACTTCTTGCCCTGGTACTCGTACGAGTGGATCTCGGTCTCGCGGAAGAAGTAGGCGACCTCGATCTTCGCGTTCTCGAGGCTGTCCGAGCCGTGCACCGTGTTCTTGTCGATGCTGGTGGCGAACTCCTTGCGGATGGTGCCCGGGGCGGCGTTGGCCGGGTTGGTGGCGCCCATGATCTCGCGGTTGGCGGCCACGGCGTTCTCACCCTCCAGCACCATCAGCACCACGGGGCCAGAGATCATGAAGCTGACCAGATCCTTGAAGAAGGGGCGCGCCTTGTGCACGGCGTAGAAGCCCTCGGCCTGCGCCTGGGACAGGTGCTGCAGGCGGATGGCGACGGGCTTCAGGCCCTTCTCCTCGAACTTGGAGATGATCTTGCCGATGATGCCCTTCTCCAGCCCGTCCGGCTTGATGATGGAAAGCGTACGCTCGATGGCCATGTGGTGGTCCTCGTGTCTTGAGTGAGAGGTGGAACGGCTAGCGGTTCTTCTTGGGGGCGCCGCGCTTGAGCGCCTCCTGGAGCGTGGTGCCCAGCTCCGTGGGGCTGGCGGCCATGAGGAAGCCGGCGGCCTCCATGGCCTTGATCTTCTCCGAGGCGGTGCCCTTGCCGCCGGAGATGATGGCGCCCGCGTGGCCCATGCGCTTGCCCGGAGGCGCGGACTGGCCCGCGATGAAGCCGGCGATGGGCTTGGTGAACTCGCGCGCCACGTACTCGGCGGCGGCCTCCTCGGCGCTGCCGCCGATCTCGCCGATCATGATGACGGCGTCCGTCTCCGGATCGGCGTTGAACAGCTTGAGGCAGTCGATGAAGTCCGTGCCGTTGACCGGATCACCGCCGATGCCCACCGCGGTGCTCTGGCCCAGGCCCAGCTGGGTGAGCTGGTGCACGGCCTCGTACGTCAGCGTGCCCGAGCGCGACACCACGCCGATGCGGCCCGGCTTGTGGATGTGGCCCGGCATGATGCCGATCTTGCACTTGGCGCCCGGGGTGATGACGCCGGGGCAGTTGGGGCCGATGAGGCGAATGCCCGGCTTGCCCTGCAGGTAGCGCTTGGCGCGCACCATGTCGTTGACGGGGATGCCCTCGGTGATGGTGATGATGAGGGCGACGCCCGCATCAGCGGCCTCCATGATGGAGTCCGCGGCGAACGGCGGCGGGACGAAGATGACGGAGGTGTTGGCGCCCGTCTGCTTCACCGCGTCGGCCACGGAGTTGAAGACGGGGACCTTGCCCTCGAAGTCGGTGCCGCCCTTGCCCGGGGTGACGCCGGCCACCAGCTTCGTGCCGTACTCCAGCATCTGCTTGGAGTGGAACGAGCCCGCCGAGCCCGTGATGCCCTGGCAGAGGACCTTCGTGTTCTCGTTGACGAGGATGCTCATGAGGTGACTCTCGTAAAGACGGGGTGACGGAGGGGCTACTTGACCGCGGCCACGGCCTTCTCGGCGGCCTGGCGCAGGTTGTCCGCGGGGGTGATGGCGAGCCCGGAGTTGCGCAGCAGCTCCTTGCCCTTCTCCACGTTGGTGCCCTCGAGCCGCACCACCAGCGGCACCTTGAGCTGCACCTCCTTGGCGGCGGCGATGATGCCCTCGGCGATGACGTCGCACTTCATGATGCCGCCGAAGATGTTGACCAGCACCGCCTTCACGTTCGCATCGGCGAGGATCAGCTTGAAGGCCGCCGTCACCTTCTCCTTGCTGGCGCCGCCGCCCACGTCCAGGAAGTTGGCCGGGCTGCCGCCCACCAGCTTGATGGTGTCCATGGTGGCCATGGCCAGGCCCGCGCCGTTCACCATGCAGCCGATGTTGCCGTCCAGCGCGATGTAGGCCAGATCGTACTCCTTGGCCTGCGTCTCACGCGGCTCCTCCTCGGCCAGGTCGCGGTACTCCAGCAGATCCTTGTGCCGGTAGAGGGCGTTCTCGTCGAAGTTCACCTTCGCGTCGAGCGCCACCACGCCGCCGTCCTTGAGGATGACCAGCGGGTTGATCTCCACGAGGGAGGAGTCCGTCTCGATGTACATCTTGTAGAGCGCGGAGCAGAACTGGACGAACTTGTTCACCGTGGGGCCAGAGAGGCCCAGGCCGAAGGCGAGCTTGCGGCCCTGGAAGTCCAGGAAGCCGACGGCCGGATCCACCGCCTCGCGGAGGATCTTCTCGGGGTGCTTGGCGGCCACCTCCTCGATCTCCACGCCGCCTTCCTTGGAGGCCATGAAGGTGATGCGCGAGGTGGCGCGGTCCAGCGTCACGCCCAGGTACAGCTCCTGGGCGATGGCGAGCCCCTCCTCGATGTAGACCTTGTGGACCGTCTGGCCCTCGGGCCCGGTCTGGATGGTCTTCAGCTTCATGCCCAGCATGGCCTTGGCCAGCTCCTTCGCCTCGGCGGGGCTCTTGGCGAGCTTCACGCCGCCGCCCTTGCCGCGACCGCCGGCATGGATCTGGGCCTTGACGACCACCACCGAGGTTCCCAGCTCCTTGGCCGCGGCCTCCGCGTCCTTGGGAGACAGCGCGAGGATGCCCCGCGGGGTGGGGACACCGTACTTCCTGAAGATTTCCTTGCCCTGGTACTCGTGGATCTTCATCGAGGCTCCGAGTGAACGGCCTTGGCTTGAGGCGTCAAGCGCGGGCTGCGTATTCGCGCAATCCGCGCCTGAGTGCAAGGACGTTCACCAGCCTGGGGTGACACGACCCCCTATGTA encodes the following:
- the rlmN gene encoding 23S rRNA (adenine(2503)-C(2))-methyltransferase RlmN; this translates as MSEPSVTTPDTTPLPAPAPAKLVDVSSLTLEGLTRFLTEQLGERAFRAGQVFRWIHQRGVTSFDEMTDLSKALRQKLKERAEIVPLEKDLEQRSMDGTIKYRFKTRDGRYIESVYMPSEDRKTLCVSTQVGCAMACSFCMTGTLGLKRNLTPGEIVAQVHRVNREVRQLEGLETYRPLSNLVFMGMGEPLHNFENLKTALSILQSEEGPNFSHRHITVSTVGLVPMIERFGQETDVKLAISLNASTDEQRSKTMPVNRKWNIAALLEACRKFPLRQGRRITFEYVLLRGFNDSDEDAYRLIELLKGIPAKVNLIPYNENPGLGFQTTMEERAEAFRAILAEGHIAAFIRQNRGRDIAGACGQLANRGGQDASQATQATELP
- a CDS encoding nuclear transport factor 2 family protein; the encoded protein is MSQETIHLVQKAFELTMKRDMEALRELVTPDYHLWTTYPAHLPFSGEARGPEDSAALMLRLTNAFEILGAEVRGIVTQPDMAVVIVEEKLRSRETGKTTTNNVVSVMTLRDGKLASSRIFADTFAISEVLRQDAPPERASRPKKSPAKKNTVKAGKKAAAPAKKNTVRAAKAPKGAARGKKSTARARA
- the sucC gene encoding ADP-forming succinate--CoA ligase subunit beta — its product is MKIHEYQGKEIFRKYGVPTPRGILALSPKDAEAAAKELGTSVVVVKAQIHAGGRGKGGGVKLAKSPAEAKELAKAMLGMKLKTIQTGPEGQTVHKVYIEEGLAIAQELYLGVTLDRATSRITFMASKEGGVEIEEVAAKHPEKILREAVDPAVGFLDFQGRKLAFGLGLSGPTVNKFVQFCSALYKMYIETDSSLVEINPLVILKDGGVVALDAKVNFDENALYRHKDLLEYRDLAEEEPRETQAKEYDLAYIALDGNIGCMVNGAGLAMATMDTIKLVGGSPANFLDVGGGASKEKVTAAFKLILADANVKAVLVNIFGGIMKCDVIAEGIIAAAKEVQLKVPLVVRLEGTNVEKGKELLRNSGLAITPADNLRQAAEKAVAAVK
- the rplS gene encoding 50S ribosomal protein L19, with amino-acid sequence MRHSAIEYVEAKHLRKELVDFRTGDSVRVHWKVKEGEKERVQAFEGVVIRKKKGNNRASFTVRKVSFGVGVERIFPLHSPRYEKIEVLSRGSVNRNRLFYLRDLKGKASRVDVQEDNTPAPSAEGKKATKPAAGA
- the sucD gene encoding succinate--CoA ligase subunit alpha, with the translated sequence MSILVNENTKVLCQGITGSAGSFHSKQMLEYGTKLVAGVTPGKGGTDFEGKVPVFNSVADAVKQTGANTSVIFVPPPFAADSIMEAADAGVALIITITEGIPVNDMVRAKRYLQGKPGIRLIGPNCPGVITPGAKCKIGIMPGHIHKPGRIGVVSRSGTLTYEAVHQLTQLGLGQSTAVGIGGDPVNGTDFIDCLKLFNADPETDAVIMIGEIGGSAEEAAAEYVAREFTKPIAGFIAGQSAPPGKRMGHAGAIISGGKGTASEKIKAMEAAGFLMAASPTELGTTLQEALKRGAPKKNR
- the rpsP gene encoding 30S ribosomal protein S16 encodes the protein MAVVLRLARAGAKKKPYYHVVATDSRNPRDGKFIEAVGAYDPNLNPPKVEFNQERLQYWLKTGATPSETVGELIKRAAKATPPTA
- the trmD gene encoding tRNA (guanosine(37)-N1)-methyltransferase TrmD; this translates as MYPVEILTLFPGMVSGYVSESILGKARERGKLAVTATDIREYAEGKHRVTDDTPYGGGAGMVMKVEPLVAAIEAARARNPGAKVLLMSPRGPTFTQARARELVSHAPGLILICGRYEGVDERVMGYLDGELSLGDFILTGGEIAALAVVDAVARLLPGVLGNQASHVSESFEEGLLEHPQYTRPPVFRGAEVPAVLQSGDHARIARWRRWKALMLTRERRPDLFARLELGPADQKLLNLREEDL
- the ndk gene encoding nucleoside-diphosphate kinase, producing MAIERTLSIIKPDGLEKGIIGKIISKFEEKGLKPVAIRLQHLSQAQAEGFYAVHKARPFFKDLVSFMISGPVVLMVLEGENAVAANREIMGATNPANAAPGTIRKEFATSIDKNTVHGSDSLENAKIEVAYFFRETEIHSYEYQGKK
- a CDS encoding KH domain-containing protein; protein product: MEQLLTYLARALVDQPDQVGLRVSEVDGARLYELKVAPEDVGKVIGRDGRTVNALRTLLSAAAQKQGQKVRLEILDDRRAAPAPVAAPAAPPAPDAQ
- the rimM gene encoding ribosome maturation factor RimM (Essential for efficient processing of 16S rRNA) translates to MTPRPLLELGYVARAHGIRGEIAVRPFDPGSQTLAAVERVRVRTRAGQERELRIESLRPTPKEDIIAFEGVETREDAEGLVGSTVFVYREDLEPPSEGEYFQGDLVGLTAVDEAGQELGKVVELWATGEVPNLVIQGPGKPELIVPFADEFVPSVDVPGGRIVIKPPEYVGEEEG